From Bacteroidota bacterium:
TTTGAAAACAGTTTTTCCACTGGCATTAGTAATTTTTAAATCAAAATAGTCGATGTTGTCTATGATGTAATCGAATATTTCGTTAAAGCCATTGTTCTTAGGAATAAAATCTGTAGCCGGAATAAAAATAGGTTTGCCTTTTAATTTTAGTTCAATCGTATCTGTAACATGGCAATTGTTGTCGGAAATTCGAAGCCAGTATTTTCCCGATTTCATTGCCTTAAGCTCTGGTCCTTTTGCTCCGGTGCTCCAGGTGTAGTCTTTTGCCTTAATGCCGCTGTATAGCATTAACGATGTATCACACAGGGAGGTGTCGTTTCCTAAATCTAATTTTAAAGAACTGGGTTTGGTAAGCAATATTTTTATACTATCTATTTGCGAACACGAACCATGCGTAGTTTTAAGCCAGTAGATGCCACTTTTCTTCACCGCAATAGCTTCTCCGTTTTCTCCGTTCGACCATTGGTAATTATCTGCTTTTATGTTTGATTCTAAAAAATAAATATTGGTGCAAACGGTGGTGTCTCTTCCTAAATTTAGCTTGTATTCGTTATTATAATTTTCTACAAAGCTAGGTAGTCCAAAGGTGCAATGTCTGTTTGATAAATCAATTTTAGCATGTCGGTATTTACAAGCTATTCCTCTGGAGTTGGGACTTTCAATAACATCAAGATAGGTGTTTCCGGTGGCTATGTATATTTTCCCATCAGGTCCTAATTGCATGGAAGAGTGTCGCTGTTTTTTATTTACACTTACTGCAATAGCCGAACTGCTTATTACCTTGGCGCTCAAATCTAGTTGATACACAAAGGATGGCTCTGCATCTACCGAAACATACAACTTAGTATTGTTTGGCGAAAAACAAACGCCATACGCTGTGCCTTGCACACTAATAGGTACAGGGTTCGTTATTTGCCCCGAAGAAGGATTAAAATTAAACAGCTCCACATTATTATTTTTTAATTTATTTATAGCACATGCCAAACGTGTGCCATTGTAGGAAGCTACCAACATGCCAATTGACTCCGAGTTGTTGCCACTTCCGTAATCTTTATGCACAAGTCCTACCTTTGATATAACGGGGGCTTTTATTCCAAATTCAGTTACCAAATAGCTGTAAAAGTGATTGCTATTCCATTGGTGTGTAACTATCCATACGTCCTTGCCGTTGCAATGATTTATGGCGACAAGCTTTTCGGTTGTTGGTGCAATTAATTGTTGATTTTTTATGGTAACATCGCCTCGCCCATAATTTAAATTCATGTTTACCATTGAGTAATTTAAGCCACTTGCTTCTCCCTGTTCATCAATTGTAAATATGTAAAAGGTTTTATTGTCTCCGGGTTTTTGAATAATTACAGCAGATTGTGTAGAGGAATAGCCACCTGCTAGGTCAACCCCATTGGGCATTTGTTTATTTGTTTGGTCGTACACTTTTCTTCCATCTGTATAAAATAGAAGTTTTCCATACCGGTTGGTTGCAACTGCACAGCCTTCATTGGTATATAATTCGCCATTTACAAGCGGAATTACTTGTCCTTGCGAAAAATCGATACCCGCTCCATTTCCAAAATACCAAATGTTTTTATGTTTTTGCGAACTACTTTCTTTAGTAATAAATAATACCAAAAAGGCTACCGTAAATAGTCTTCTAATGCAAGCGAAATATGTTGTGATGCTTTTATTCACAATCAAATGGTTACTATTTCTAGATTTATTATT
This genomic window contains:
- a CDS encoding gliding motility-associated C-terminal domain-containing protein; translated protein: MNKSITTYFACIRRLFTVAFLVLFITKESSSQKHKNIWYFGNGAGIDFSQGQVIPLVNGELYTNEGCAVATNRYGKLLFYTDGRKVYDQTNKQMPNGVDLAGGYSSTQSAVIIQKPGDNKTFYIFTIDEQGEASGLNYSMVNMNLNYGRGDVTIKNQQLIAPTTEKLVAINHCNGKDVWIVTHQWNSNHFYSYLVTEFGIKAPVISKVGLVHKDYGSGNNSESIGMLVASYNGTRLACAINKLKNNNVELFNFNPSSGQITNPVPISVQGTAYGVCFSPNNTKLYVSVDAEPSFVYQLDLSAKVISSSAIAVSVNKKQRHSSMQLGPDGKIYIATGNTYLDVIESPNSRGIACKYRHAKIDLSNRHCTFGLPSFVENYNNEYKLNLGRDTTVCTNIYFLESNIKADNYQWSNGENGEAIAVKKSGIYWLKTTHGSCSQIDSIKILLTKPSSLKLDLGNDTSLCDTSLMLYSGIKAKDYTWSTGAKGPELKAMKSGKYWLRISDNNCHVTDTIELKLKGKPIFIPATDFIPKNNGFNEIFDYIIDNIDYFDLKITNASGKTVFKSKDPIIKWDGTVKGKVAPAGIYYWTLKYKSNCLGKTTYSKKGEVKLLRFSGYN